One segment of Spiroplasma kunkelii CR2-3x DNA contains the following:
- the nusG gene encoding transcription termination/antitermination protein NusG: MLGKNTITDEIIDNDKSEDRETLEDVTQYPGKWYVINCYSGHEDRVRDDLIQRVKSLNMKDVVFDIRVVKEIVSAKKGGKLIEKEKNVYPGYIFINMIMNDEAWYIVRNTTGVTGFIGSSGRGTKPFPLTDQEARTMISKSLAAKKRATGQGKKVKKVFVANFEVNDYVRILSGTFTDMEGQVTKIDTSKGIAIVNLEMFGRLTPTEVEFDQCKKIG; encoded by the coding sequence ATGTTAGGAAAAAACACAATAACAGATGAAATCATTGATAATGATAAAAGTGAAGACAGAGAAACTTTAGAAGATGTTACACAGTATCCTGGAAAATGATATGTAATTAATTGTTATTCTGGACATGAAGACCGTGTTCGTGATGACTTAATTCAACGAGTAAAATCATTAAATATGAAGGATGTTGTTTTTGATATTAGAGTTGTAAAAGAGATAGTTTCAGCCAAAAAAGGTGGAAAACTAATAGAAAAAGAAAAAAATGTTTATCCAGGTTATATTTTTATTAATATGATTATGAACGATGAAGCTTGATATATTGTTCGGAACACAACAGGGGTTACTGGATTTATTGGCTCATCAGGGCGAGGAACAAAACCTTTTCCTTTAACAGATCAAGAAGCAAGGACAATGATTTCAAAATCATTGGCAGCTAAAAAAAGAGCAACAGGGCAAGGAAAAAAAGTTAAAAAAGTATTTGTGGCAAACTTTGAAGTGAATGATTATGTTCGAATTTTATCAGGAACTTTTACTGATATGGAAGGACAAGTAACAAAAATTGATACTTCAAAAGGGATTGCGATAGTAAATTTAGAAATGTTTGGTCGTTTGACGCCTACTGAAGTTGAATTTGACCAATGTAAAAAAATTGGTTAG
- the rlmB gene encoding 23S rRNA (guanosine(2251)-2'-O)-methyltransferase RlmB: MQEYIYIYGINPVVESLLNPAVKINKLYLLPQGKNNEYYLKLAKSRQIKVVFCLTDKMTALVQTSKHQSLVLEICKPENYSLTAITTKALQNRNPFLLVLDKISDPHNFGAILRTCDLFNIDGVIILEKRQVDINATVAKTSAGAFNYVPVCRVNNLTNAIEYLKKQGFWIYATNLTTTAYNVSKLKYDTPICLMVGNEGTGISAKLLKHSDFNIYIPTTGHLDSLNVSVASAILIYQIKMLQQ, encoded by the coding sequence ATGCAAGAATATATATACATTTACGGAATTAATCCTGTTGTGGAGTCATTACTAAATCCAGCAGTGAAAATTAATAAACTTTATTTATTACCACAAGGGAAAAATAATGAATATTATTTGAAACTAGCTAAAAGTCGTCAAATTAAAGTTGTCTTTTGTTTAACAGACAAAATGACAGCTCTTGTACAAACTAGTAAGCATCAAAGTCTGGTATTGGAAATTTGTAAGCCAGAAAATTATTCATTAACTGCAATAACAACAAAAGCATTACAAAATAGGAATCCATTTTTATTAGTTCTTGATAAAATTTCTGACCCACATAATTTTGGGGCAATTTTGCGTACTTGTGATTTGTTTAATATTGATGGGGTTATTATTCTAGAAAAACGCCAAGTTGATATTAATGCTACTGTTGCCAAAACCTCTGCAGGTGCTTTTAATTATGTTCCAGTTTGTCGAGTAAATAATTTAACTAATGCAATTGAATATTTAAAAAAACAAGGGTTTTGAATTTATGCAACAAATTTAACTACAACAGCCTACAATGTAAGTAAATTAAAATATGATACGCCAATTTGTCTAATGGTAGGGAATGAAGGAACAGGTATTAGCGCAAAATTATTAAAGCATTCTGATTTTAATATTTATATTCCAACAACAGGTCATCTTGATTCTTTAAATGTATCGGTTGCTAGTGCTATTTTAATTTATCAAATTAAAATGTTACAACAATAA
- the metG gene encoding methionine--tRNA ligase, translating into MSQNKKLFYVTTPIYYPSEQLHIGHAYTTTLADIINRYKKMAGYETFFLTGSDEHGEKIEKKAKAAGVTPYQFTTMIVDNFKLLWNKLGIEYSKFIRTTDKDHEVGVQKIFSKLYNNGDIYLGEYEGLYCVSCEEFLTEAQIDKVTNQCLVCGNKPQKVNEETYFFKVSKYSQFLINYYNNHPGFIKPEPRKNEMLNNFILPGLTDLSVTRTTFSWGIKTLENDKHIIYVWIDALSNYLTALGYLSNDETLFNKFWSNEDVEILQLLGKEIARFHTIYWPSMLESLGLRQPNKLLSHGWILFKDTKMSKSIGNVVDPLYLIDKYGRDTLRFYLGYEISTENDGKFSYEMFLESYNAHLVNNIGNLVSRVSNMISKYFNGQLVKQQQLDNVLIESCIQAVQNYQQAMDAYQISTGLNIILELCNNANKYIEENKPWKLEKNEKMEQLYENLASLAYTIIVSAFLLQPFLVDNAQKIADYFNVNLTDLTFETILTQEIIYNKTIEKKENLFNRVNVEQELKQIEAELN; encoded by the coding sequence ATGAGTCAAAACAAGAAATTATTTTATGTTACAACCCCAATTTATTATCCAAGTGAGCAATTACATATTGGACATGCATATACTACTACATTAGCTGATATTATTAATCGTTATAAAAAAATGGCTGGTTATGAAACTTTCTTTTTAACAGGAAGCGATGAACATGGTGAAAAAATTGAAAAGAAAGCAAAAGCAGCAGGGGTAACACCATATCAATTTACAACAATGATTGTTGATAATTTTAAATTATTATGAAATAAATTAGGAATTGAATATTCAAAGTTTATTCGTACTACTGATAAAGATCATGAAGTTGGAGTCCAAAAAATTTTTAGTAAATTATATAATAATGGAGATATTTACTTAGGAGAATATGAAGGTTTATATTGTGTTAGTTGTGAAGAATTTTTAACTGAAGCACAAATTGATAAAGTAACAAACCAGTGCTTAGTTTGTGGTAATAAACCACAAAAAGTAAATGAAGAAACATATTTCTTTAAAGTTTCAAAATATAGTCAATTTTTAATTAATTATTATAATAATCATCCTGGTTTTATTAAACCAGAACCAAGAAAAAATGAAATGTTAAATAATTTTATTTTACCAGGCTTAACTGATTTATCTGTTACTAGAACAACTTTTTCCTGAGGAATTAAAACCTTAGAAAATGATAAACATATTATTTATGTTTGAATTGATGCATTATCAAATTATTTAACAGCATTAGGTTATTTATCAAATGATGAAACATTATTTAATAAATTTTGAAGTAATGAGGATGTTGAAATTTTGCAACTATTAGGAAAAGAAATCGCTCGTTTTCACACAATTTATTGGCCAAGTATGCTTGAAAGTTTAGGGTTACGTCAACCTAATAAACTTTTATCGCATGGTTGAATTTTATTTAAAGATACTAAAATGAGTAAATCAATTGGAAATGTTGTTGATCCATTATATTTAATTGATAAATATGGTCGAGATACATTACGGTTTTATTTAGGATATGAAATTTCAACTGAAAATGATGGTAAATTTTCTTATGAAATGTTTTTAGAATCATATAATGCTCATTTAGTTAATAATATAGGGAACTTGGTATCACGAGTAAGTAATATGATTAGTAAATATTTTAATGGTCAGTTAGTAAAACAACAACAATTGGATAATGTGCTAATTGAAAGTTGTATACAAGCGGTGCAGAATTATCAGCAGGCAATGGATGCTTATCAAATTTCAACAGGACTAAACATTATTTTGGAATTATGTAATAATGCGAATAAATATATTGAAGAAAATAAACCTTGAAAGTTAGAAAAAAACGAAAAAATGGAGCAATTATATGAAAATTTAGCAAGTTTAGCTTATACTATTATTGTTAGTGCTTTTTTATTGCAGCCATTTTTAGTTGATAATGCGCAAAAAATTGCTGATTATTTTAATGTTAATTTAACTGATTTAACATTTGAAACAATTTTAACGCAAGAAATCATTTATAATAAAACAATAGAAAAAAAAGAAAACTTATTTAATCGTGTTAATGTAGAACAAGAATTAAAACAAATTGAAGCAGAATTAAATTAA
- the rpmG gene encoding 50S ribosomal protein L33: MREKIILVCSECLNRNYTTFKNKMTQKERLEINKFCKTCNKHTKHKETR, encoded by the coding sequence ATGCGCGAAAAGATTATATTAGTATGTTCAGAATGTTTAAATCGAAACTATACAACATTTAAAAACAAAATGACACAAAAAGAACGATTAGAAATAAATAAGTTTTGTAAAACATGTAATAAACATACTAAACATAAAGAAACAAGGTAG
- the cysS gene encoding cysteine--tRNA ligase, producing MKLYNTLTRNFTDYSQAKKINIYGCGSTVYNYIHIGNARAIITVDLLISFLQFQHIEVNYIQNYTDIDDKIIAKAVTEHKTEQEIAEFYIKTFEEDVFNLNVRTQAKRVRVTDHVKDIITFIQKLVKLNAAYEVNGSVYFDIAKYQAQYGQLANKKISELETNIRIEHDANKHSQYDFALWKQTTEGVSFPFYDQTGKLYQGRPGWHTECAVLIDKFFHKETIDIHAGGIDLVFPHHENERIQFLAKNNKEIANIWMHNGHLNVADKKMSKSLNNTILVRDFIKLYGANTLRYLLYATNYTQPLNVTETLIISAQGETEKIFKVLKAVNLYLAEYNLNYNLAQHGDNVKKVLSELANNLNSPNVLTIISKMIKIINTQLRDKKLNLQLASDFYNIIFNIMNFNFKLPVISGEIRKYLLEWIKSKNNKDFIKSDELRKVLVEKDIL from the coding sequence ATGAAATTATATAATACTTTGACTCGTAATTTTACAGATTATAGTCAAGCAAAAAAAATTAATATTTATGGTTGTGGATCAACTGTATATAATTACATTCATATCGGTAATGCCCGTGCAATTATTACTGTTGATTTATTAATTAGTTTTTTACAATTTCAACATATTGAGGTTAATTATATTCAAAATTATACGGATATTGATGATAAGATTATTGCTAAAGCAGTAACAGAACATAAAACTGAACAAGAAATTGCAGAATTTTATATTAAAACTTTTGAAGAAGATGTTTTTAATTTAAATGTTAGAACACAAGCAAAGCGAGTACGAGTAACAGATCATGTTAAAGATATTATTACTTTTATTCAAAAATTAGTTAAACTTAATGCTGCATATGAAGTTAATGGTAGTGTATATTTTGATATTGCAAAATATCAAGCACAATATGGACAATTAGCTAATAAAAAAATTTCAGAATTAGAAACTAATATTAGAATTGAACATGATGCTAATAAGCATAGTCAATATGATTTTGCTTTATGAAAGCAAACAACCGAAGGAGTTTCTTTTCCCTTTTATGATCAAACGGGTAAATTATATCAAGGTCGCCCAGGTTGACATACAGAATGTGCTGTTTTAATTGATAAATTTTTTCATAAAGAAACAATTGATATTCATGCGGGAGGAATTGATTTAGTTTTTCCTCATCATGAAAATGAACGAATTCAATTTTTAGCAAAAAATAATAAGGAAATTGCAAACATTTGAATGCATAATGGGCATTTAAATGTTGCTGATAAAAAAATGAGTAAATCATTAAATAATACTATTTTAGTTCGTGATTTTATTAAATTATACGGAGCAAATACATTACGTTATTTGTTATATGCGACTAATTATACACAACCATTAAATGTAACAGAAACTTTAATTATTAGTGCACAAGGTGAAACCGAAAAGATTTTTAAAGTCTTAAAAGCAGTAAATTTATATTTAGCTGAATATAACTTAAATTATAATTTAGCACAACATGGTGACAATGTTAAGAAAGTTCTTTCTGAGTTAGCAAATAATTTAAATAGCCCAAATGTTTTAACTATTATTAGTAAAATGATTAAAATTATTAATACTCAATTACGCGATAAAAAACTTAATTTGCAACTTGCTAGTGATTTTTATAATATTATTTTTAATATTATGAATTTTAATTTTAAGTTACCAGTGATTAGTGGTGAAATTCGTAAATATTTATTAGAATGAATTAAGTCAAAAAATAATAAAGATTTTATCAAATCAGATGAGCTTCGTAAGGTTTTAGTAGAAAAAGATATTTTGTAA
- a CDS encoding DNA-3-methyladenine glycosylase, which yields MINVNRLTENTFFMRNAVVVARELLGKYLVRIIDGKKIICKIIETEAYDGPEDDANHGFNNKRSSRNETLFWKGGFVHVFLIYGMYHCFNIVTDQVNFPSAVLLRAGEIIIDETVHDFVSTPRLANGPGKLSRYLKITKADDGLSLLESLVLYLAEDTAPTAIEITTTPRVNIEYATNFKLKPYRFYITDHKAVSKK from the coding sequence ATGATAAATGTAAACCGTTTAACTGAGAATACTTTTTTTATGCGAAATGCTGTTGTTGTTGCACGCGAACTATTAGGAAAATATTTAGTTCGAATTATTGATGGGAAAAAAATTATTTGTAAAATTATTGAAACTGAAGCTTATGATGGACCCGAAGATGATGCTAATCATGGTTTTAACAATAAACGTAGTTCTCGTAATGAAACACTTTTTTGAAAAGGTGGTTTTGTACATGTTTTTCTCATTTATGGGATGTATCATTGTTTTAATATTGTTACTGACCAAGTTAATTTTCCAAGTGCAGTTTTATTACGCGCTGGTGAAATTATTATTGATGAAACTGTTCATGACTTTGTTTCAACACCACGTTTAGCAAATGGTCCTGGGAAGTTATCACGCTATTTAAAAATTACTAAAGCTGATGATGGACTTTCTCTGCTAGAAAGTTTAGTTTTATATCTTGCCGAAGATACAGCACCAACTGCAATTGAAATTACAACTACACCACGGGTCAACATTGAGTATGCAACAAATTTTAAATTAAAACCATATCGATTTTATATTACAGATCATAAAGCAGTTTCGAAAAAATAA
- the secE gene encoding preprotein translocase subunit SecE, which translates to MKKMKNQKKNVKTVLTKEEKKALKIQKKNEKAALIFQKKVSKTAPIQVGTKKASTTPEVNENGEAIKKGLFKRKNSNKSKKTNWKLSFREFPVKMAKEVTRIRWTSKGSLGRKFLITILFIIVFAVFYLVLDLVLHNLLTVTRII; encoded by the coding sequence ATGAAAAAAATGAAAAATCAAAAAAAGAATGTTAAAACTGTTTTAACAAAAGAAGAAAAAAAAGCGTTAAAAATTCAAAAGAAAAATGAAAAAGCAGCGCTAATTTTTCAAAAAAAAGTAAGTAAAACAGCACCAATTCAAGTTGGAACAAAAAAAGCAAGCACAACACCAGAGGTTAATGAGAATGGTGAAGCAATTAAAAAAGGTCTTTTTAAGCGTAAAAATTCAAATAAAAGTAAAAAAACAAATTGAAAATTATCTTTTCGTGAATTTCCTGTCAAAATGGCAAAAGAAGTCACAAGAATTCGATGAACAAGTAAGGGTAGTTTAGGACGCAAGTTTTTAATCACAATTTTATTTATTATTGTTTTTGCGGTGTTTTATTTAGTATTAGATTTAGTTTTACATAATTTACTAACTGTTACTCGCATTATATAA
- the rsmG gene encoding 16S rRNA (guanine(527)-N(7))-methyltransferase RsmG: MIKLIKTALPELEITPEQEKKLQLYYQYLVKQNQIMNLTTIINEDEVYIKHFLDSGLLLKELSLSKEMTVSDVGSGAGFPGLVLKIFCPTIKLTIIEALEKRCLFLQRLVMKLQLKNVEIIHARAEEYSREHAESFELVVSRAVANLGVLLELVVRMVKTSGRIICYKGSNVKAELQAAQKTLSVLNLKLEKIQHETIPQLGERNICYFIKTEATSKPYPRRFNQIKKFPIG, from the coding sequence ATGATTAAATTAATTAAAACAGCGTTACCAGAATTAGAAATTACACCTGAGCAAGAAAAAAAGTTACAATTATATTATCAATATTTAGTTAAACAAAACCAAATTATGAATTTAACTACAATTATTAATGAAGACGAGGTTTATATTAAACATTTTCTTGATTCAGGATTATTATTAAAGGAATTATCATTGTCAAAGGAGATGACAGTTAGTGATGTTGGCAGTGGGGCCGGTTTTCCAGGGTTGGTTTTGAAAATTTTTTGCCCAACAATTAAATTAACAATTATTGAAGCATTAGAAAAACGATGCTTATTTTTACAACGATTAGTGATGAAGTTACAATTAAAAAATGTTGAAATTATTCATGCTCGAGCAGAGGAATATAGTCGAGAGCATGCTGAATCTTTTGAACTTGTTGTTTCTCGTGCTGTTGCTAATTTAGGGGTGCTTTTAGAATTAGTAGTGCGAATGGTTAAAACATCGGGAAGGATTATTTGTTATAAAGGATCAAATGTTAAGGCTGAATTACAAGCAGCGCAAAAAACTTTATCAGTTTTAAATTTAAAATTAGAAAAAATTCAACATGAAACGATTCCGCAACTTGGTGAACGGAACATTTGTTATTTTATTAAAACAGAGGCAACTTCAAAACCATATCCTCGTCGGTTTAATCAAATAAAAAAATTTCCAATTGGATAA
- a CDS encoding isochorismatase family protein gives MNKKALIVVDYQNDFVDPKGALYVPGAEKLYEKIVALIDEFHKNGDLVIATKDFHPNNHCSFDKWSPHCITNTFGSELYKLTTSQFDHIILKGTQQDFDSYSGFFSDNHTSNGLHEFLQEHKVTNLVIVGVATDVCISATLLDAIKLNYHGMIDLNASAGLKPQIIF, from the coding sequence ATGAATAAAAAAGCCTTAATTGTAGTTGATTATCAAAATGACTTTGTTGATCCTAAAGGAGCATTATATGTTCCAGGAGCAGAAAAATTATATGAAAAAATTGTTGCTTTAATTGATGAATTTCATAAGAATGGTGATTTAGTTATTGCGACAAAAGATTTTCATCCTAATAATCATTGTTCGTTTGATAAATGAAGTCCACATTGCATTACAAATACATTTGGCAGTGAGTTATATAAATTAACTACATCGCAATTTGACCATATTATTTTAAAAGGAACACAACAAGATTTTGATAGCTATAGTGGTTTTTTTAGTGATAATCATACTTCAAATGGATTACATGAATTTCTTCAAGAACACAAGGTTACTAACTTAGTCATTGTTGGTGTTGCTACCGATGTTTGCATATCAGCAACACTTCTTGATGCTATTAAATTAAACTATCACGGTATGATTGACTTAAATGCTAGTGCTGGACTTAAACCACAAATCATTTTTTAA
- a CDS encoding HNH endonuclease signature motif containing protein — protein sequence MNKAKKSEIWKVHREFPYLEISNMGRVRNIVTKKVKELKKPKNTNYYLIRRREDRKTKARPLHKLVVELFIGSVPPNMTIDHINGNPCDNRAENLEIVSKRENTIRQIRMWSHPHSFYNRDLVEAHSEKRWMYRGELYNWIEILKLLYAQGIIYYQVKWKGSSKGRIGQLPNGETIMRVKNIDSNNGDDDDF from the coding sequence ATGAATAAAGCAAAAAAATCAGAAATTTGAAAGGTTCACCGGGAATTTCCTTATCTTGAGATTAGCAATATGGGGCGTGTTCGTAATATTGTAACAAAGAAAGTTAAGGAATTAAAGAAGCCAAAAAATACTAATTATTATTTAATTCGTCGTCGTGAAGATAGAAAAACAAAAGCAAGGCCATTACATAAGTTGGTTGTTGAGTTATTTATTGGTTCAGTTCCGCCAAATATGACAATTGATCATATTAATGGTAATCCTTGTGATAATCGAGCAGAAAATTTAGAAATTGTTTCAAAACGAGAAAATACAATTCGGCAAATTAGGATGTGATCACATCCGCATAGTTTTTATAATCGAGATTTAGTGGAAGCACATAGTGAGAAACGATGAATGTATCGTGGTGAACTATATAATTGAATTGAAATCTTAAAGCTATTATATGCTCAAGGAATTATATACTATCAAGTTAAATGAAAAGGAAGTAGTAAAGGACGAATTGGTCAATTACCAAATGGTGAAACAATTATGCGTGTCAAAAATATTGATTCTAATAATGGTGATGATGATGATTTTTAA
- a CDS encoding ParA family protein encodes MGKIIAITNQKGGVGKTTTSINLAAGLARTRQKILLVDIDPQGNATTGTGANKEEIHESMYDVLVGQIPLKNIIISNIMTNVDLAPATISLAGADIYLMERTEDNQSILLERIKPVRDKYDFILIDCPPSLGLINRNALACADSVLIPIQAEYYALEGLAQLLTTIHFVQKMFNESLTIEGIVLTMFDSRTKLSFEVMTEVKKYFNEKVYRTHIPRNVKISESPSHGLSIFEYDKGGAGAVAYEELVREVLANNGK; translated from the coding sequence ATGGGAAAAATTATTGCAATCACAAACCAAAAAGGTGGCGTTGGAAAAACAACAACTTCGATTAACTTAGCGGCCGGATTGGCACGTACTCGACAAAAGATTTTATTAGTGGATATTGATCCCCAAGGAAATGCAACAACTGGGACAGGTGCTAATAAAGAAGAAATTCATGAAAGTATGTATGATGTTTTAGTTGGACAAATCCCATTAAAAAATATTATTATTTCAAATATTATGACTAATGTTGATTTAGCACCAGCAACTATTTCATTAGCGGGAGCAGATATTTATTTGATGGAAAGAACAGAAGATAACCAAAGCATTTTATTAGAGCGGATTAAACCGGTTCGTGATAAGTATGATTTTATTTTAATTGATTGTCCCCCCTCCTTAGGATTAATTAATCGAAACGCACTAGCTTGTGCTGATTCTGTTTTAATTCCAATTCAAGCAGAGTATTATGCTTTAGAAGGTTTGGCACAGTTATTAACAACAATTCATTTTGTACAAAAAATGTTTAATGAAAGTTTAACAATTGAAGGAATTGTTTTAACAATGTTTGATTCACGAACAAAATTATCATTTGAAGTGATGACAGAAGTTAAAAAATATTTTAATGAAAAAGTTTATCGAACACATATTCCAAGAAATGTTAAAATTAGTGAATCACCATCACATGGTTTGAGTATTTTTGAATATGATAAAGGTGGTGCAGGTGCAGTTGCTTATGAAGAATTAGTGAGAGAGGTGTTGGCAAACAATGGCAAGTAA
- the mnmG gene encoding tRNA uridine-5-carboxymethylaminomethyl(34) synthesis enzyme MnmG produces the protein MMKKYDVIVIGAGHAGVEASLAAARMKKKTLLVTLHKDKIALMPCNPSIGGPAKGIVVREIDAIGGEMAKAADATVLQMKLLNSSRGPAVWALRAQSDKNEYAKYMQKIIEKQDNLDLYEGAVQSLMVDDNNNCYGVMLKDQTQFFAKKVILTTGTYMQSLVLQGMTKKAEGPDGDITTAGLSTQLKHLGFELFRLKTGTPARVLNTSIDYSKAQPEPGSDLQLAFSYSTKTFTPLQEQELCWLIHSTPKTHNIVQKNLTASAIYSGNVKGTGPRYCPSFEDKIVRFADKPRHQIFLEPESKSLNTIYVQGFSTSMPIDVQEKMLRSLPGFENVEVLKWAYAIEYDAIVPTQLKHTLETKKIKNLYTAGQINGTSGYEEAACQGLMAGINAVLSIDQKEPFILRRDQAYIGVLIDDLITKGTEEPYRLLTSRAEYRLLLRNDNAEERLKNYAYQFGLIDQKSWIEYQNNVQSYNEIMQLLKETYFTAKSPLIQKLTKLGVANITERISGFNLLKRPNIELKYLEEELPPLNNLKSFLKQNLLINIRFEGYIKKEQEIALKTIKLENKLIPVNLNYDLVDNLALEAREKFKKIRPISIGQANRISGINPADIQMLLFYLKKMELDANR, from the coding sequence TTAATGAAAAAATATGATGTAATTGTAATTGGTGCTGGTCATGCTGGCGTCGAAGCAAGTTTAGCTGCAGCAAGAATGAAAAAAAAGACATTATTAGTTACTTTGCATAAAGATAAAATTGCATTAATGCCATGTAATCCCTCAATTGGTGGTCCAGCTAAAGGGATTGTTGTTCGTGAAATTGATGCCATTGGTGGTGAAATGGCAAAAGCAGCTGATGCAACAGTTTTACAAATGAAATTATTAAATTCTTCACGTGGTCCTGCTGTATGAGCATTACGCGCTCAATCAGATAAGAATGAATATGCAAAATATATGCAAAAAATAATTGAAAAGCAAGATAATTTAGATTTATATGAAGGAGCAGTTCAATCTTTAATGGTTGATGATAACAATAATTGCTATGGAGTAATGTTAAAAGATCAAACACAATTTTTTGCAAAAAAAGTTATTTTAACAACAGGAACATATATGCAATCTTTAGTGTTACAAGGAATGACAAAAAAAGCAGAAGGACCTGATGGTGACATTACAACAGCAGGATTATCAACACAGTTAAAACATTTAGGGTTTGAGTTATTTCGTTTAAAAACTGGTACACCAGCACGTGTTCTTAATACTTCAATTGATTATAGTAAAGCACAACCAGAACCAGGGAGTGATTTGCAACTAGCTTTTTCTTATTCAACAAAAACCTTTACACCATTACAAGAGCAAGAATTATGTTGATTAATTCATTCAACACCAAAAACACATAATATTGTGCAAAAAAATTTAACAGCATCAGCAATATATTCTGGAAATGTAAAAGGAACAGGGCCACGTTATTGCCCAAGTTTTGAAGATAAAATTGTGCGGTTTGCTGATAAACCACGTCATCAAATTTTCTTAGAGCCAGAATCAAAGAGTTTAAATACAATTTATGTGCAAGGATTTTCAACTTCAATGCCAATTGATGTACAAGAAAAGATGCTACGTTCTTTGCCAGGATTTGAAAATGTTGAAGTTTTAAAATGAGCTTATGCAATTGAATATGATGCAATTGTACCAACACAATTAAAACATACGTTAGAAACAAAAAAAATTAAAAATTTATATACGGCGGGTCAAATTAATGGAACAAGTGGCTATGAAGAAGCTGCTTGTCAAGGTTTAATGGCTGGAATTAATGCTGTTTTAAGTATTGACCAAAAAGAACCTTTCATTTTACGTCGTGACCAAGCTTATATTGGAGTGCTAATTGATGATCTAATTACAAAAGGGACAGAAGAGCCTTACCGTTTATTAACTTCTCGTGCTGAATATCGTTTATTATTGCGCAATGATAATGCTGAAGAACGATTAAAAAATTATGCTTATCAATTTGGTTTAATTGATCAAAAAAGTTGAATTGAATATCAAAATAATGTGCAAAGTTATAATGAAATAATGCAATTGTTAAAAGAAACTTATTTTACGGCAAAATCACCATTAATTCAAAAACTAACTAAATTAGGTGTTGCTAACATTACAGAACGAATTTCTGGTTTTAATTTATTAAAACGACCAAATATTGAGTTAAAATATTTAGAGGAGGAGTTACCACCGTTAAATAATTTAAAATCATTTTTAAAACAAAATTTATTAATTAATATTCGTTTTGAAGGATATATTAAAAAAGAACAAGAAATTGCTTTAAAAACAATTAAGTTGGAAAATAAATTAATCCCAGTTAATTTGAATTATGATTTGGTAGATAACTTGGCACTTGAAGCACGAGAAAAATTTAAAAAGATTAGACCAATTTCAATTGGTCAAGCGAATCGAATTTCAGGAATTAATCCAGCTGATATTCAAATGCTGTTATTTTATTTAAAAAAAATGGAATTGGATGCAAATAGATAA